The following are encoded together in the Bradyrhizobium sp. CCGUVB1N3 genome:
- the pal gene encoding peptidoglycan-associated lipoprotein Pal codes for MKHPMRILQGLKLVAVLAVALSMGACANKNLASDAMANAATPGSQQDFVVNVGDRVFFESDQTDLTPQAIVTLEKQAQWLQSYPRYTFTIEGHADERGTREYNIALGARRAQSVRSFLASRGIDPNRMRTISYGKERPVAVCNDISCWSQNRRAVTVLNASS; via the coding sequence ATGAAACATCCTATGCGTATCCTCCAGGGATTGAAGCTGGTCGCGGTGCTTGCCGTCGCGCTGTCGATGGGCGCCTGCGCCAACAAGAACCTTGCTTCGGATGCGATGGCCAATGCTGCGACACCGGGTAGCCAGCAGGATTTCGTCGTCAACGTGGGCGACCGCGTGTTCTTCGAGAGCGATCAGACCGATCTGACGCCGCAGGCGATCGTCACGCTGGAGAAGCAGGCGCAGTGGCTGCAGAGCTACCCGCGCTACACCTTCACCATTGAAGGTCACGCGGATGAACGCGGAACCCGTGAATACAACATCGCGCTCGGCGCGCGCCGTGCCCAGTCGGTGCGCTCGTTCCTGGCTTCGCGCGGCATCGACCCGAACCGCATGCGTACCATCTCCTACGGCAAGGAGCGGCCGGTCGCCGTCTGTAATGACATCTCCTGCTGGTCGCAGAACCGTCGCGCCGTCACCGTGCTGAACGCGAGCTCCTGA